Proteins found in one Terriglobales bacterium genomic segment:
- a CDS encoding histidine kinase produces MSRPSAPGRSPATALLLGLLITLAAVVAYSWYITRQISGLRELQTNLVDRNRKDSLQLLRIQNDLNSLALAMRDMLDADEPYPLTAWATQFQRVRTDLEDALRREEQLAVTTRTPEQREFLSNSLAQFWDAADRIFALARDGKEAEARTQIRLSLQARQAALSTAVARLLVENNESEELAAQRINQIYSRVQRQVYFFLTATLIAIALTSLYLIRSNRRLFTQLAELSEQRSELAQKLIATQESTLRYISRELHDEFGQILTAIGSMLSRAGNHAPEGSPLRSELREVSEITQSTLNNVRTLSQALHPVTLDESGLENTLDWYLPTVERQTGIVISYEKSGTPFPVDGSTGIHIYRVLQEALNNVARHSGARQAWVRLQFLPDALQLEVEDH; encoded by the coding sequence GTGTCGCGTCCCTCTGCGCCCGGCCGCTCACCGGCCACCGCTCTGTTGCTGGGCTTGCTGATTACGCTGGCGGCGGTGGTGGCTTACTCCTGGTACATTACGCGCCAGATCTCCGGCTTGCGTGAGTTACAGACCAACCTGGTTGACCGCAATAGGAAAGATTCCCTCCAGTTGCTGCGCATCCAGAACGACCTCAATTCCCTCGCCTTAGCCATGCGCGACATGCTCGACGCCGATGAGCCTTATCCGCTCACCGCCTGGGCAACGCAGTTTCAACGTGTGCGTACAGATCTTGAAGACGCGCTACGCCGTGAGGAGCAGTTGGCGGTGACTACGCGCACGCCCGAGCAACGCGAGTTTCTCAGCAACTCCCTGGCGCAGTTCTGGGATGCCGCGGATCGTATTTTCGCGCTGGCCCGTGATGGCAAGGAAGCCGAGGCTCGCACGCAGATCCGGCTCTCCCTGCAGGCACGCCAGGCGGCCCTGAGCACAGCGGTAGCACGTTTACTGGTGGAAAATAATGAGAGCGAAGAACTGGCGGCGCAGCGCATTAACCAGATCTATAGCCGCGTTCAACGGCAGGTGTATTTCTTTCTCACTGCCACCTTGATTGCTATCGCCCTCACCAGCCTTTATCTGATTCGTTCGAACCGCCGGCTGTTTACGCAACTGGCGGAGCTCTCCGAACAGCGCAGCGAGCTGGCGCAGAAGTTGATCGCCACTCAGGAATCTACCCTGCGTTACATTTCGCGGGAACTGCACGACGAATTTGGCCAGATCCTGACCGCCATCGGATCCATGCTTTCGCGGGCGGGAAATCATGCTCCTGAGGGATCGCCGCTGCGTTCCGAACTGCGTGAAGTCTCGGAAATTACCCAATCTACGCTCAATAACGTCCGCACCCTTTCGCAGGCGTTGCATCCCGTGACCCTCGACGAGTCGGGGCTGGAGAACACACTAGATTGGTACCTGCCCACGGTGGAAAGACAAACCGGAATTGTCATAAGCTATGAAAAGTCAGGCACGCCCTTTCCCGTGGATGGCAGCACGGGTATCCATATTTATCGCGTCCTGCAGGAAGCTCTCAACAACGTTGCGCGGCATTCCGGCGCCCGGCAGGCGTGGGTGCGGCTTCAGTTTCTGCCGGACGCGTTACAGCTCGAAGTTGAGGATCAC
- a CDS encoding DUF882 domain-containing protein, with protein MAVVAAGPATSTPPVKVVTTSTSQEHRLILFHTHTGESLDIVYRRGDEYIPDALAQLNDFLRDHRTGDVHQYDPRVFDLLSDLTAAVGKPGAEIDIICGYRTPWSNEYLRTHGHGVAQHSLHMQAMAIDIRIPGVKTSELRDAALALHRGGVGYYAASDFVHVDVGRVRRW; from the coding sequence ATGGCTGTTGTTGCAGCGGGTCCTGCCACCTCAACGCCTCCAGTGAAGGTAGTGACAACCAGTACCAGCCAGGAACATCGGCTGATTCTCTTCCACACTCATACTGGCGAGAGCCTCGACATCGTCTACCGTCGTGGTGACGAATACATCCCCGACGCACTTGCACAGCTCAATGATTTCCTTCGCGACCACCGCACCGGCGACGTCCATCAGTACGACCCACGTGTATTCGATCTGCTAAGCGATCTCACTGCCGCAGTTGGAAAACCGGGAGCGGAAATCGACATTATCTGCGGCTATCGCACGCCCTGGAGTAACGAATATCTGCGCACGCACGGCCATGGAGTCGCCCAGCACAGCCTGCATATGCAGGCGATGGCGATTGATATCCGAATTCCTGGCGTGAAGACCTCGGAACTGCGCGACGCAGCCCTGGCGCTTCACCGTGGAGGCGTGGGCTACTACGCCGCCTCGGACTTCGTCCACGTCGACGTGGGACGGGTGCGGCGCTGGTAA
- a CDS encoding L,D-transpeptidase family protein: protein MKRSQSTILLLLVVGISAACARKAGTQNQVEAAGPNNQASGSSQADQHLSSAGDATFRSWIDAGTLASLKWPNFSDYRAHVQHFYGPSNYALAWIRNSQPTPQATEVIAVLQNADNKGLHAEDYDGSRWAARVDKLRPATSAPADIDLAEFDLALTVCLMRYISDLHIGRVNPHYFHFGFDIEHKKYDLPDLVREQVLTATDITTALAHVEPPFPGYQRTQKALEIYRKLASQDDGEALPVPAKPIPPGQPYTGVPRLTRLLRLLGDLPADAQVPPDSNIYSGPLVDAVKHFQQRHGLDTDGRINAATVQQLNVPLSQRVHQLELTLERWRWVPHDFPRPPVVVNIPEFRVRGVNREGHVELTMNVVVGRAYRSETPVFSDNMEYVIFRPYWNVTPSIQRSEMVPKLTKDRDYLAKHDLEAYNSKGEVVASAHVSNEVLEQLRSGKLSIRQRPGPENALGPAKFIFPNQYNVYLHGSPAHELFARSRRDFSHGCIRVEDPMTMALWVLQDQPDWTRQKIQAAIDGTVPVQVNLKQKIPVLIVYATAVVLENGDVEFFDDIYGHDRDLEVVLAKGYPYPG, encoded by the coding sequence ATGAAGAGGTCGCAGTCCACAATTTTGTTGCTGCTGGTGGTAGGAATCTCGGCGGCATGCGCCCGGAAGGCAGGCACACAAAATCAGGTGGAGGCTGCCGGGCCGAACAATCAGGCGTCTGGTTCATCGCAAGCCGACCAGCACTTATCGAGTGCTGGCGACGCTACGTTCCGTTCCTGGATCGATGCCGGAACGCTGGCCAGCCTTAAGTGGCCGAACTTTTCCGACTACCGTGCTCACGTTCAGCACTTCTACGGTCCAAGCAATTACGCCCTCGCCTGGATCCGTAATTCACAGCCGACGCCGCAGGCGACCGAAGTGATCGCGGTCTTGCAAAATGCCGACAATAAGGGTCTCCATGCGGAGGATTATGACGGTTCGCGCTGGGCGGCACGCGTAGACAAGCTTCGGCCAGCAACCTCGGCCCCCGCGGACATCGACCTTGCCGAGTTCGATCTTGCCCTGACGGTTTGCCTCATGCGCTATATCTCCGATCTGCATATCGGCAGAGTCAATCCCCACTACTTTCACTTCGGGTTTGATATCGAGCACAAGAAATACGACCTTCCTGACCTGGTACGCGAGCAGGTGCTCACCGCAACTGACATCACCACAGCCCTGGCACATGTCGAGCCTCCTTTTCCCGGATATCAGCGCACTCAGAAAGCATTGGAGATCTATCGCAAGCTGGCCAGCCAGGACGATGGAGAGGCGCTTCCCGTGCCTGCTAAGCCGATCCCGCCCGGGCAGCCCTATACCGGGGTACCCCGCCTCACGCGCCTGCTGCGCTTGCTTGGTGACCTTCCCGCCGATGCCCAGGTCCCTCCTGACTCGAATATTTACTCGGGACCGCTGGTTGATGCCGTCAAGCATTTTCAGCAACGACACGGCCTGGATACAGACGGCCGCATTAATGCGGCCACGGTCCAACAACTCAATGTGCCGCTGAGCCAGCGAGTGCATCAGCTTGAACTCACGCTGGAGCGCTGGCGCTGGGTTCCGCATGATTTTCCGCGTCCGCCAGTTGTGGTCAACATTCCGGAATTTCGCGTGCGAGGAGTGAACCGTGAGGGCCACGTAGAGCTGACGATGAATGTGGTGGTCGGCCGGGCCTATCGCAGCGAAACGCCAGTATTCTCTGACAACATGGAATATGTGATTTTTCGTCCTTATTGGAACGTAACCCCCAGCATCCAGCGCAGCGAAATGGTCCCAAAGCTCACCAAGGACCGCGACTACCTGGCAAAACACGATCTGGAGGCCTACAACAGCAAAGGGGAGGTAGTGGCCTCCGCCCACGTGAGTAACGAAGTTCTCGAACAGCTGCGCTCGGGAAAGCTGTCCATCCGCCAGCGGCCCGGCCCTGAGAATGCTCTCGGTCCGGCCAAGTTCATCTTCCCCAACCAGTACAACGTCTATTTGCACGGCAGTCCGGCGCACGAACTGTTCGCCCGCTCGCGTCGCGACTTTTCTCATGGCTGTATACGCGTGGAGGATCCCATGACCATGGCGCTGTGGGTTTTACAGGACCAGCCAGATTGGACGCGGCAGAAGATCCAGGCGGCAATAGACGGTACCGTGCCGGTGCAAGTTAATCTCAAGCAGAAGATTCCAGTTCTAATCGTGTACGCGACTGCCGTGGTACTCGAAAACGGTGATGTCGAATTCTTCGACGATATTTATGGGCACGACCGCGACCTGGAGGTGGTGCTGGCGAAAGGCTACCCCTATCCTGGCTAG
- a CDS encoding PilZ domain-containing protein, whose product MIGTQAVERRSEPRTPACEPVTVVVEQTDGHVEFPAFLVDRSQRGLCIRHQFKQLPPGRRLRVSLAGDDLHTEVVWNWSVGELVMSGLRLL is encoded by the coding sequence GTGATCGGTACCCAAGCGGTAGAAAGACGCAGCGAACCGCGCACACCAGCCTGCGAGCCTGTAACCGTCGTGGTCGAGCAAACAGACGGGCACGTAGAATTTCCCGCGTTTCTGGTCGATCGCAGCCAGCGCGGCCTGTGCATTCGTCACCAATTCAAACAACTGCCTCCCGGACGCCGCTTGCGCGTCTCGCTCGCCGGTGACGATCTCCACACCGAGGTGGTCTGGAACTGGTCCGTCGGAGAGTTGGTGATGTCCGGCCTTCGCCTGCTCTAG
- a CDS encoding serine/threonine-protein kinase, which yields MPTGTRGGVSLGRYEILAELGRGGMGVVYQAHDPKINRLVAIKTVSLAALEVDEEAEYRERFFREAQAAGRLSHPRIVTIFDVSEEGTTRSPYIVMEYVPGQSLKKLLSTAPQGLPCDTALQLIEELADALGYAHGQGVVHRDIKPANIIVTEDGHAKITDFGIAKMDLTTSTKAGELLGTPAYMSPEQLRGAEVDGRSDLFSLGVVLYTLLTGHRPFQGDGNSTVQFKVMHRAPLPAATYNIALPPQVDRILSQAMAKDPARRYQTGAEMATSICQVRQELSLGQNPIPAVLPASVSHVSARPASQSVATTGSPAARTMRVGARGLLADTQRSAWARLLQLWRTDSVVQQIRKWQQLWVRSAQAWGKKCNLSIRKLLTTTPPISPKWYFALLSSVLLVAALTVRGAQHRSSRAMPAGAAHSAVKMPNSTGSVAAPGIPMQAANSTKPASQKPAADARASVQTHSQLQSERNTAGHVTGAKKGSPRPGNSGADLSAMASSSVASTPGLEAEPSAAPQVTKPVAFIPAPARVAPATLELGVEHQLAEGTMTIWIDGAKVYSDTFQGDVKKRLGIFRKIHGAFAHELTVSAGKHRVRVRVQSADEKYDQSKAIAGNFPENGKIVLNIKCEKNKDMQIALD from the coding sequence ATGCCCACAGGAACTCGCGGCGGCGTGTCTTTAGGAAGATACGAAATCCTGGCCGAATTGGGGCGGGGAGGCATGGGTGTTGTCTACCAGGCCCACGACCCCAAAATTAACCGGCTGGTAGCCATTAAAACCGTTTCTCTGGCCGCTCTCGAAGTCGACGAAGAAGCCGAATATCGGGAACGGTTCTTTCGCGAGGCGCAGGCCGCAGGCCGCCTATCCCATCCCCGCATTGTGACCATCTTCGATGTAAGTGAGGAAGGCACGACTCGCAGTCCGTACATCGTGATGGAGTACGTACCCGGTCAATCGCTCAAGAAATTGCTTTCTACGGCTCCGCAAGGCCTGCCTTGCGATACCGCCCTGCAGCTCATCGAAGAACTGGCGGACGCTCTTGGCTATGCGCATGGTCAAGGGGTGGTGCATCGCGACATCAAGCCGGCGAACATCATCGTCACCGAAGATGGGCACGCCAAGATCACCGACTTTGGCATCGCCAAAATGGATCTCACCACGTCTACGAAGGCGGGAGAGTTGCTTGGCACGCCGGCCTATATGTCGCCGGAGCAACTGCGAGGCGCCGAGGTAGATGGCCGATCTGACCTGTTCTCTTTGGGAGTGGTTCTATACACGCTCTTGACCGGCCACAGGCCTTTCCAGGGCGATGGAAACAGCACGGTTCAGTTCAAGGTCATGCATCGCGCCCCTCTGCCGGCGGCCACCTACAACATTGCACTCCCACCCCAGGTGGACAGGATCTTGAGCCAGGCCATGGCCAAAGATCCCGCCCGGCGGTATCAGACAGGCGCGGAAATGGCAACGAGCATTTGCCAGGTGCGGCAGGAATTGAGCCTTGGACAGAATCCAATTCCCGCAGTCCTGCCTGCAAGCGTGAGCCATGTCTCCGCAAGGCCAGCGTCTCAGAGTGTCGCGACGACAGGGTCGCCTGCGGCCCGCACGATGCGGGTCGGGGCCCGAGGGCTGCTGGCCGACACCCAGAGGTCTGCCTGGGCACGTCTGTTGCAGCTATGGCGAACCGATTCTGTAGTTCAACAGATCAGGAAATGGCAACAGCTATGGGTGCGATCCGCACAGGCTTGGGGTAAGAAATGCAATCTCTCCATCCGCAAACTGCTGACCACGACTCCCCCGATCTCTCCTAAGTGGTATTTCGCGCTTCTTAGTTCAGTTTTGTTGGTTGCCGCTCTAACGGTGAGGGGAGCGCAGCATCGTTCGTCGCGGGCGATGCCGGCCGGAGCCGCACACTCGGCCGTGAAGATGCCAAACAGTACTGGTTCGGTGGCTGCGCCCGGGATACCGATGCAGGCAGCCAACTCGACGAAACCAGCAAGCCAGAAGCCTGCAGCCGACGCCAGGGCTTCCGTCCAAACGCATTCCCAACTGCAGTCAGAGAGGAACACTGCCGGGCACGTCACTGGCGCTAAGAAGGGCTCTCCGAGGCCGGGCAATTCGGGGGCGGATCTGTCCGCGATGGCGTCTAGTTCCGTCGCCAGCACACCTGGGTTAGAGGCGGAGCCCTCCGCAGCTCCGCAGGTCACCAAGCCAGTCGCATTCATTCCGGCGCCTGCGCGAGTTGCTCCTGCCACCCTGGAGCTGGGAGTTGAGCATCAGCTCGCCGAAGGCACCATGACTATATGGATCGATGGCGCGAAGGTATATAGCGATACATTCCAGGGAGACGTCAAGAAGCGCCTGGGCATCTTCCGGAAAATTCATGGGGCATTCGCTCATGAACTCACGGTATCCGCGGGCAAACACCGGGTGCGGGTGAGGGTGCAGTCGGCCGACGAGAAATATGATCAGTCCAAAGCGATAGCGGGCAACTTCCCCGAGAATGGGAAAATCGTGCTCAATATCAAGTGCGAGAAGAACAAGGACATGCAGATCGCGCTGGATTGA
- a CDS encoding response regulator transcription factor produces the protein MNRILVVEDEAHLAEGLRFNLEAEGYFVAVSSNGEDTLARLLQNKENFDALVLDVMLPGKDGFAVAHELRAAQNYIPVLMLTALGRPEDVLKGFESGADDYLSKPFNLAILTARLGSLLRRKTWTQNNGAAEASSSAPPDLFTFEGKTVDFQNLQLRSGKQVIQLTLMELELLRYLIRNSGRPVSRKAILEDVWNLREDTDTRAIDNFIVRLRRYIEPNPSKPRYLLTVRGLGYQFVPNPKG, from the coding sequence ATGAACCGCATCCTCGTAGTCGAAGACGAAGCTCACCTTGCCGAGGGGCTGCGTTTTAACTTGGAGGCCGAAGGCTATTTCGTTGCTGTCAGCAGCAATGGCGAAGATACCCTGGCCAGGCTGCTACAGAACAAAGAAAACTTCGATGCCCTGGTTCTGGACGTCATGCTGCCGGGAAAAGATGGTTTCGCCGTAGCACACGAGTTGCGCGCAGCTCAGAACTATATTCCCGTACTGATGTTGACCGCTCTCGGCCGCCCGGAAGATGTGCTCAAAGGGTTCGAATCCGGCGCCGACGACTATCTCTCCAAGCCCTTCAATCTCGCCATTCTCACAGCGCGCCTGGGAAGCCTGCTGCGCCGTAAGACCTGGACACAAAATAACGGCGCCGCAGAGGCGTCCTCCTCAGCTCCGCCTGACCTATTCACCTTCGAGGGTAAGACAGTCGACTTTCAGAATCTGCAATTGCGCAGCGGAAAACAGGTAATCCAGCTCACCTTGATGGAGCTGGAGCTTTTGCGCTACCTGATTCGCAACAGCGGACGCCCAGTTTCGCGCAAGGCGATTCTGGAAGATGTCTGGAATTTGCGCGAGGATACCGATACCCGCGCCATCGACAATTTCATCGTGCGCCTGCGCCGCTACATTGAACCCAACCCCAGCAAGCCACGCTATCTGCTCACCGTCAGGGGACTGGGATACCAGTTCGTACCCAATCCGAAAGGATAG
- a CDS encoding HAMP domain-containing sensor histidine kinase, giving the protein MRIASRGKTIAFFITLSACLVGLAVTLNVGWIILNWREIVPLVLGVIFFGVIIAGLVVNTIFLVREIRRNEQQDSFLNAVTHELKTPITSIRLYLETLERRHLEEAQRQQFYRVMLEDTERLLGTVEQVLKAGEERHGTRSKNWREVDFSSLVRDALELARLRHNLQPETLRFGTELPQGVTLLGNSDELRTAVANVFDNAVKYSGEKKDIVVDILTPDIDTVLLRVRDNGIGIPRGELKRIFKRFYRVTHPGTGQVKGTGLGLFIVRSIARRHGGEAFAESDGEGHGSTFTLRFPRIYRV; this is encoded by the coding sequence ATGCGCATAGCCAGCCGCGGCAAGACGATCGCGTTCTTCATCACCCTGAGCGCCTGCCTGGTGGGGCTGGCGGTAACGCTTAATGTTGGCTGGATCATCCTTAACTGGCGCGAAATTGTTCCCCTGGTGCTGGGAGTCATCTTTTTCGGAGTCATCATCGCCGGCCTGGTAGTCAACACGATCTTCCTCGTCCGGGAAATCCGCCGCAACGAACAGCAGGACAGCTTCCTCAACGCCGTCACCCACGAGCTGAAGACTCCCATCACCTCCATACGCCTTTACCTGGAGACGCTGGAGCGGCGCCATCTGGAGGAGGCGCAGCGCCAGCAGTTCTACCGCGTCATGCTGGAAGATACCGAGCGGTTGCTGGGAACAGTGGAGCAGGTCCTGAAAGCCGGCGAGGAGCGCCACGGGACGCGAAGCAAGAATTGGCGCGAAGTGGATTTTTCCAGCCTGGTGCGCGATGCCCTGGAGCTGGCGCGCCTCCGCCACAACCTGCAGCCGGAGACGCTGCGCTTCGGAACTGAGCTGCCCCAGGGCGTGACACTGCTGGGAAACTCGGACGAACTCCGCACCGCGGTGGCCAATGTCTTTGACAATGCGGTGAAATATTCGGGCGAGAAAAAGGACATTGTCGTTGACATCCTCACGCCCGACATCGACACCGTCTTGCTGCGCGTGCGCGATAACGGCATTGGCATTCCGCGCGGAGAGCTGAAACGCATATTCAAGCGCTTCTATCGTGTAACCCACCCGGGCACGGGTCAGGTGAAGGGCACAGGACTGGGTTTATTCATCGTGCGCTCGATTGCCCGCCGCCACGGAGGTGAAGCATTCGCCGAGAGCGATGGCGAAGGCCACGGGAGTACGTTTACCTTGCGCTTCCCCAGGATCTATCGCGTATGA